A genomic region of Anopheles coustani chromosome 3, idAnoCousDA_361_x.2, whole genome shotgun sequence contains the following coding sequences:
- the LOC131258703 gene encoding uncharacterized protein LOC131258703: MDHSSDGIQDGMHDVQAAKRIRAVQISAEHIIYFISLVKSHPCLWNKKDMWYKNSNHRQKAWENISQLMGYTVQRLKDKWCSLTGSFRSLNSKYSKMTPEELELVGKPTWFAYDAMRFLENESQREANRFIKYQEKDPAATEAHESISSGPLEAKESPDVKPRIVTLVNVHDNTVICQSISKTVSEKSTRTNVKAQAELVNVKKLERNPPTKPQSSSTVMRKSQNQPLFSERWIETPIRAIQPKAQVLEDPLHIERNVDTSSTDSRASVKSFLSFLEQELCQLSEESVTKAQIEMHRIIAEYKLKDIDKNKSQSMPTVKKSIESSWTQTESCNAPRKNGLPVVEDIPDGFD; the protein is encoded by the exons ATGGATCACTCGAGTGATGGGATCCAAGATGGAATGCATGATGTACAGGCAGCTAAAAGAATTAGAGCT GTCCAAATTTCTGCTGAGCACATTATCTACTTCATCAGTCTTGTGAAAAGTCACCCATGCTTATGGAACAAGAAGGATATGTGGTATAAAAATAGCAACCATAGGCAGAAAGCATGGGAAAATATTTCTCAGCTAATGGGATATACCGTACAACGTCTAAAGGATAAGTGGTGTTCTTTGACTGGTTCTTTCCGCTCACTCAACTCCAAGTACAGCAAAATGACTCCAGAAG AATTGGAATTAGTTGGTAAACCGACATGGTTTGCGTACGATGCAATGCGTTTTCTTGAAAACGAATCACAGCGTGAAGCGAATCGTTTCATAAAATATCAGGAGAAAGACCCTGCAGCTACAGAAGCCCATGAATCT atatCCAGCGGACCTTTGGAGGCCAAAGAATCACCGGATGTCAAACCGCGCATAGTTACGCTTGTTAAT GTCCACGATAACACAGTAATCTGCCAGAGCATCAGTAAAACTGTATCAGAAAAGTCAACTCGAACTAACGTGAAGGCACAAGCGGAACTGGTCAACGTTAAAAAGCTCGAGCGTAATCCTCCAACAAAACCTCAAAGTTCTTCAACAGTTATGCGAAAGTCTCAAAACCAACCGTTGTTTAGCGAACGATGGATTGAAACTCCTATACGAGCTATACAACCGAAGGCACAAGTACTCGAGGATCCATTACATATCGAAAGAAATGTTGATACTAGTTCCACCGATAGTCGAGCATCGGTGAAGTCCTTTCTTAGCTTTTTGGAACAAGAGCTATGCCAGCTATCGGAAGAGAGTGTGACAAAGGCCCAGATAGAAATGCATCGCATTATAGCGGAATACAAGTTAAAAGATattgacaaaaacaaatcacaatcCATGCCAACGGTAAAAAAGTCAATAGAATCATCATGGACGCAGACCGAATCGTGCAATGCACCGAGAAAAAATGGTTTACCTGTTGTGGAAGATATTCCAGATGGTTTCGACTGA
- the LOC131258569 gene encoding uncharacterized protein LOC131258569, with amino-acid sequence MEDMYENSLMDSWPTKKPKRKTDMSQEDCLYFIHLFKKHACLWKRTHSDYRDKVKRHKAWEAMSQITGYPKGELRHKWNSLFSSFRHYRAIYNKSKKLLGSKDAQHPKWFAYRALSFLDHQVQYDKPPSPGVNSEEDTQPEIEDFATYFLEPKLELEPPEIEDIQIEMLEPEVTPKTVTSVNIHDKTVVCKTVPQPETKRPRMPRNLPIQNVNDPELNSYASKEKPFPLSEDPLRIGRENQPTASTERQTPFRSFANLIEQELCHLSKEHAAMAQMDIYRIIGEYKLKDIRQCTSNSNSADKNLMESSPTRTEMRPV; translated from the exons ATGGAAGACATGTATGAAAATTCTTTAATGGACAGTTGGCCTACAAAGAAgccgaaaagaaaa acgGACATGAGTCAAGAGGACTGCCTCTACTTCATACATCTGTTTAAAAAACACGCGTGTCTGTGGAAAAGAACCCATAGTGACTACAGAGATAAAGTCAAAAGACATAAAGCTTGGGAGGCTATGTCGCAAATCACAGGATACCCGAAAGGGGAATTAAGACACAAATGGAATTCCCTGTTCAGCTCCTTCCGACATTACCGAGCAATTtataataaatcaaaaaaGTTGTTGG GTTCGAAAGATGCGCAGCATCCAAAGTGGTTTGCCTACAGAGCGTTAAGTTTTCTTGATCATCAAGTCCAATATGACAAACCTCCGTCGCCTGGCGTGAACTCTGAAGAAGATACG cAACCGGAAATCGAAGACTTTGCAACTTATTTTTTGGAACCAAAACTGGAACTAGAG CCACCGGAAATCGAAGACATACAGATTGAAATGTTAGAGCCTGAAGTGACACCGAAAACAGTGACGTCAGTCAAC ATTCATGACAAAACAGTAGTTTGTAAGACCGTCCCTCAACCAGAAACCAAGAGACCCAGAATGCCGCGGAACCTACCAATACAAAACGTGAATGATCCTGAACTGAACTCTTATGCAAGCAAGGAAAAGCCTTTTCCATTATCGGAGGACCCACTACGAATAGGTCGTGAGAATCAACCAACAGCGTCTACCGAGAGGCAAACACCGTTTAGATCATTTGCGAATCTAATAGAGCAAGAACTTTGCCATCTATCTAAAGAGCACGCAGCAATGGCCCAGATGGATATTTATCGCATTATTGGGGAGTACAAATTGAAAGATATACGCCAATGCACATCCAATTCGAATTCGGCTGACAAAAATTTGATGGAATCATCGCCGACGCGAACAGAGATGCGGCCAGTTTAA